One Amia ocellicauda isolate fAmiCal2 chromosome 13, fAmiCal2.hap1, whole genome shotgun sequence genomic window, GGTACTGGGGCTTTTCCAACGACATTGACTTTTTTAGAATTGGGAATTGAGTagcaatttatttaggtttggGGGAAACTGAATATGAAACCAATTGACAGGCTGTGAATTGGAGTACTGTAGATTAAATTGCTTAGTTCCTCCTTAAAAAGTCcaccctgttttgtttttcttgtttagaATTGTAAGTATTCATTTCGTCGGTATTacatgttttattcatgaaacCCTATGTGCATTAACTGTTAGCAAGATGCAATGTGCTAGTTTaaaatttcaaaacaaaacaatcaatgaTTGAGATAAGTTGACCTAGAATAAGACATATCTGAAAGAAACCCATCACCAGCCTCCCCCAAACAAAACCATTAAATGACAGAAATCAGACCAGGCAAAACAGAAAGATTATATTTGATATGTGGAAACCTGACCCccaaaaagcaaaaataagTTCAGTGTTTTATTGTAAACTGAACCTAAAATTCAGAAGCACAGCTTCCTCGACACTTATGAGATTTACTCAATTTTCTTTAGGTAAAATACAGGGATAAATACTGCAGATCTGTGTCACAGCTTGGCATTTGTTTACCCTTTCTTTGGTGGTGGACTGACCTGTAATAGTGGGCTAGGGGTTTTCCATTTTCTCAAAATGAAACTAACCAACAATTACAAGGTGTGACCATCGAGCATGCAGCTTTtctggggaggggaggggatcTGTGATGCAGGCTAGGCATTGACTGAAGCTAATCCCCAGCTAACAGATAAATGTATGGATGCTCTTAATTGTATTCTCTCTCTACTAAAGATCTTGGGGGATCCActgctttaaaaagcacctgAAAGGCCAAAGGAATATATTCAGCACACTGAATGCTGTATTTGTTTCAATCTATATCCTTTCTACAGTGGTGTCATCCTGTGGGAGCAGGCAATTCAGCCCTTAACATAAGATTCGTGACCTGATTTGGATCATTCAGTACTTAGATATGCTGTACCAGAACTGCAGTTATGAAGAAATTTCCTGTGCATCTTTCACTTTCACCAGCAGACAGTattgattaaaaatgtaatgttaataaGGAATAAGTACACTGGGAAAACCTTGTTCCTAAGCTGCGGACTCCCAGACCAAGGTACTTAGTCAGAGGCTTAGGACATTTCTGAAACTCAtatttgaaaatcaaactacaaaaacattaaagatCTAGTGTTTCTTAATTAATATCATACAGTTTtcaattttgtatatatatattaaaaaaactgaaTGCAACAGTGACAggtcaatattaaaaaaaaaaaaaaacagtacagaCTTACTAAGAAGCAAGTATTCAAATTCACAAGAtgtcttttttttatcaaaagAAGGCATAGCCTATTCATTGCAATTTATTATTgcatgaacaaacattttcaaaacatgatGCTAGATACAATTAAATCCATTGTTTTTCACATTCATTTGGTTTACTTACATGCAcctattctttctttttctttttttttttaacttctcatgaattatacataattgaaatgagaacatatCTTGGACGGTAATATTACAAAAGAAATGCACCAGAAAGTCTAACTATCCTTCTCCAAAAACAATTGTATTGCTTCTCAAAGATAAACCACGTAATTGGTTCAGGGGTTttccagcaaaacaaaacaaggaactGAAAAAACAGGAAacgtatacattttttttcacatcctccagaaaaactacaggctgtttACAATTGAGCTTTATCACATTACACTGTTGAACAATTCATGGAGGATAGCTACAGTAGTTCAGGTTACACACAACAGAATCTTATCACTACTTCTGTTTCCTTGCTCTTCAAAAATTCCCTCAAACCGAATGGCCTGAAACTTTAACAAAAAGATCAATTTAAGGTCAAAGTATTATGACTGTGTATCAGCCTATATTCAGGTATAACAGACTATATTCATTTCTACCTAGCAGTTTAATAAGGATGTTCTTACATGAAGGAAATGTCAGCCTAGTATACCCACCCCCACACCTGTACCTTACTAAGAAGTTTTTACTtcttactttactttacttactttaaatgataaaataagTATATTTCGGGGGAAAATGCTAGTTAAATTAACCACTTGTGTGTAaggatatatgtatttaatgctATTGCTGAACTAGCACTTCCATTATGTGAATTATTGTCTGACTGCCTACCAGTGCCCACCAAGCCAAAACTGACACTTATTGTATGCCCTAAAACCTCTTGTTTTCCCAGCTGTTGGATACTGGTGTAAATCTATCACCGTCCCTCATCTAGTGGCAATGACAGGCCTGAACGCCAGCCAGCCATGGCACCCCCCTGCGCACGCCGCAGACCTGTCCCTGCAGGTTCAGGAGATGTACCCATTCCACGACGGCTGGAACACAGCTTGCTTCGTCATACTGCTTCTCTTCATCCTCACAGTGGTCTCCTTGGCCGCCCTGGCCTTCCTCTACGAGCTGCTGGACTGCGGCTGCTGTGCCAAGGGGAAGACAGAGCGGGAGCTCAGAGAGCAGCCGGGGCCCCTGCGCGCCATGATGGAGAGCGTGCGCAAGAGGCGGGTGGAAGTGGTGTAAGTTCACCACGATGCCAATTCACGCTGCCAGACTTCGCTTGCTCTGCACCACAAAGCAGAAGGAACGCAGCCACCTGGACGACCCAGACACACAAGGACAGGAGCTCAGGCATTACTACTGAGAGCACATCTGTCAATCAGAGAGGCTGGGACTGGTGGGATGGAAGTTGCCTTGTAGCAAGTCCACGCCCATTTAACAGGTCCCATTTCTTTCTATACGGCAATGGCAGGCTACACTGTCAGCACATTGGCTGCAAAACATTCTGTGTATCCCCTGTAAACACCCTACTTCATAATGgacaaataaatgtacaacatcaaTGCCAACACAGCAATTATTTCCGTAGGTTATTTACCAGCTAACCGATCAGGCAAACGCTTCTGACTGTTCATCAAAATGTTCCTGCACTCCCTGTCATATACTCCATTGATTTCAAACACCAAATGCCTAATATGACCTGCAATAGTAAAGAGTaggctaaattaaaaaaaataataataaataaataaataaataaaattggaaAGAAAAAC contains:
- the smim18 gene encoding small integral membrane protein 18; the protein is MGCSLCVPAQPITALPHFTAAAAAVCVIQAARSSEQGEAFSSIPSDRHKAVGYWCKSITVPHLVAMTGLNASQPWHPPAHAADLSLQVQEMYPFHDGWNTACFVILLLFILTVVSLAALAFLYELLDCGCCAKGKTERELREQPGPLRAMMESVRKRRVEVV